tctgaATGTAAGTAATTTAGGACAAagactatatttttatttgtttttattttgcttttactcTGTAGCTGTAGCACCTAGGACAGCAACTGAAATGTAATAAACAATTGAAAGCGCTTGGtgattaattgatcaattaaCTGATGGGTTGATTGAATGAATGCTTAACATTTAAGCCAGTCATTTCCCCTCACTGTATCTTCAGTATATTCAGTATACCAGAGCGGAACAGACACTGGCTCCCGATTCACATAATTTGACCTCACATCTCATGCTTGGCAGTTATTGGAACAAATCTATATGACCACAAAAAAAgtcaattcagttttctggacCTTACTTAttccatctatgaaatgagactTAGAAGTGTATACACCgcttaaaaagattttgaaaatcaaatgagataggttgataaaaaattttgaaaaaaccaGAACGATCCAAGAAAAGTATGATAataaagtcaaccaattagaaaaagagatccagaatcttaagaaagaaatgagttattgaaaatcagaattgggcaaggggaagtcgTTAAagttataagaaatcaagaaaaaattaaataaaatataaagaaaaaatagaagacaatgtgaaacgtcttatttgaaaaaaaaaacaactgatctggagaacagatgaagaagagaaaaaaaaaattgggtagACTTGAGTctcatatgattttaaaatataaaacatttagcaACAGCTTGCAAAAGTACTTGTACAAATGAAATGTAAGAGAAAGAACCAATATGGGGGAAAAAGCACGGGAGGAGAGCTAGTAGTTCTGGAAAATGACTTTCACTTGGATAGGGTTTAAGAggaaacaatacacacacacacagacacacacacgtcTATATGACtacaaaagtcttctaaattcagaaagaaaaaaaaactaagggcatagggaggggaagaggataaggaagAGGCCtttagagggaagggagagggaatagTTTAAAGGGTAATATAGAAGGTGTTTAGATGAAGGGGGATGGGAGAATGAGGAAGGATCTTTGGAGGAGGGATAGGTTAAGTAATGGGAGGGCAATAAAGTGGGTAAAAGTAGAGGTCAGGAGGAATAGAAAAAAGGTATGAACAAACCTAAAATAAAGATGAATATTAGAATTTGTTAGGAAAAAAGGAGCAGGGGTGGTAATCATTATCTTGGATGAAGTTaaggttaaaatagatttaatcaaatgAGAAATATGGGGAAATTACAATATGTGTTGGCTATCGAAAATGTTTTGGATTATTGTAAACGACTACACAGTGCAAGGTGGGAATAATGCTCTCATGTAGGAGATGATGAGTTGGTagacttggaaaaatatggaaaggcaTGGACTTATATGAAGGAAGAGATTTTTCACCCGTTGCATAGTAGAGGATTAATAAATATAGTATGGCCTTACATAGATGCagaagaatatatatgtgtatatatgactatgaaatatatgtatgtgtgagtgtatgtatgggTGGATATATACGTGTGAATACCTTTGAGTgcaagtgtgtatatatgcatatatgtgtgaatatatacatatgtacaaatatgcatATGAACATATATGCAAATAAGTGTTTGTGccacacatatagatatgtgcTGCAAACAGCATGTGTCCGAGGAATGCTTCGGTGCGTGGAGAAAATAAAGTCACGGGGCAGGAGGGATACAAGAGTCCAGTCCGTTTATTAATCTAAGGGTGAGGGTTTATATGGATTTTCTACAGGcaagcaagcaaggttattcccatgGAGCATTCAAGTAAGCAAGGTTATTGCCATGGGGACATTTTCAGTTTGCTTCTAATACTTCCTAATCTAGTTCCTGTGGCAAGACAGTCTCGAGGTACACAGGCAAGGTCAGGATGTTCTCATCCTTGCATATCAAGAGCCAATTATCCTGGAAATGTTACTACAAGTCTGAAGTAAAACCTGGGCGGTACTTCACATTCCAGACTCCATTAGTATTGGTCTTCTacagatatgcatacatatatgtatatgtatgcatgtgtatattttgtGAAAAcatgtgtgtgggtgtatacgtgtacatatatccccacacttaattgtagccttcaggggatgggtgaggaaagaagggatgagaacaaaggaaaatatgatagagagaacaaaaaaacatacaaggaagcaaagaaaagggagACAGCTTtcaaaacaatgtgtagtatttactatgtgtgtgCTCGTCCTCTGTTGCAGAGGCTTTcttgaaatacaaatatatttctgtatatctTGAATCATCTCTCACATTCTGCCTGGCAcatgcttttccttttttgtattgtTTCGGTATTtaagtttgctttttcttttcttattccgTATTTAAGATTTTTACAATAaccaaaaataagaaaggaaatgaaaataactttaaGGGCCTTTCCAGCTTCTTAACTACAATCCTATGATGTACAAAATGAGAAAGCATGAATAGTTGATCCTCAAGCTCCTGCATCACTCTCACATTCTGTGTTACACTCTAAAGCCTTTTTTAATTTAGATGCTATATACTCTATACCTAGATGTAATAGTCTgtgttctatattctaaggtcccttcaagttctGACCAGTATGTCCAGGTTCCTTCTCCTTGAAATGATGGGAAAACCCTACATAGGTAGCATGTACAGACTTCTTTAAGATTTCCAGAgcattttaaatacattatctcGTCGGAGTCACACAATCCTGGGATAtgagtgctttttacaaatgaagaagctgagggaCATAGATGTCAAGTGAGGTGACCAGAGTCAAACAGAtgataagcatctgaggcagaatatgaactcaagtcttcatggcTCCTGGTATAAGCTCTATCCTCTGTTCCCCCATCTGCCCCCTAGGAGGACTCCAGATCTAAATCACATGAACTAATAAATTCTACATCTCTCATGTTTCTTCAGTTCTCTCAGGTTGGCACCACTATGTCTGTGGAAGTGGGGAATCGGACCACCTTGACTGAATTCATCTTAATTGGCTTCTCAGCTGATCCCCATATGCAACTGGTCTACTTCGGAGCTTTTTTGGTTCTCTATTTGGTAACACTGGCAGGGAACATGACTCTAATTATCTTAATCAGGATTGACTCCCGTTTGCATACCCCAATGTATTTTTTCGCTGGGAGTCTGTCATTATTAGATTTCTGGTATGTATCTGTGTACACCCCCAAAATCCTGGCCACCTGTATATCAGAGGACAAGCGTATATCCTTAGCAGGCTGTGGtgcccaatttttcttctctgctgcTGTGGCTTACATTGAGTGTTACCTCCTTGCTGCTATGGCCTATGACCGTTATGCAGCAATGTGTAACCCCCTTCTCTATTCAGCTGCCATGTCCAGGTCTGTCTGTGTTGGGTTGGTTGCTGGGTCCTATGTAGGTGGTTTCTTAAATGTCATAGCCCACACTGCTAACACATTTCGCTTGAAATTTTGTGGGAGAAATATCATTGACCACTTTTTCTGTGATGCACCACCCTTGGTAAAGATGTCCTGCACTGATACTAAGGTCTATGAGAAAGTGCTTCTGGGAATGGTTGGTTTCACAGTTTTCTCTAGCATACTAGTCATTCTGATAGCCTACTTCAATATTCTCCTGGCCATCCTTAGGATCCGTTCAGCCTCAGGAAGACAGAAGGCTTTCTCCACCTGTGCCTCCCACATGATCTCTGTCATGCTCTTCTATGGGTCCATACTCTTCATGTACTCAAGACCCAGCTCCACTTATTCCCTGGAGAAGGACAAGTTGGCTGCCCTGTTCTACACAGTGGTGAATCCCTTACTGAATCCCATAATCTATAGCTTCAGGAACAAGGATGTGAAAGAGGCCTTCAGAAAAGCAATAAAAAGTATCAAAATGCTAAGATGATTTTAATTTACAGCTAAGATATTTTTATCACCCTTCTAAAAATAGAGGACAAATCAATCATGTGTTTTCTCATTGCATTCTTACTGAAATTTATTCAAAGATGACACGTCATTACATTGATTTAGAAAATGGTTGCAAAAGGGAAAGAGATAGCAAAGTTTCAAGAAAAGAATCATTTACTAGAAGACAAGAGAATGGAGCTCTCCTCTGTACATTACCATCTGTTCCCTGGATAATCTTGGACAGGGAACATAACtttttaaacctcagtttccttatctataaagtgcgATTTTGAAATAAATTCTGAAGTCCTGATATATTCCAAAACATATTATTCAAATTCGATTctattcaaaaagtatttatttaagcAGTAATAAGATTTTGAAATACCATAGAGTttggaagttttcttttcttgatcttttcttcttttgcacATATGCATAAATCTAtgagcaccctgaacttcatagTAGGCAAGGTAAAATTGAGTTATGGTAGATTGTATCCAGTTATTCACATGAAGGTTGATCTTTCTGTCCATGTAACCCTGAGAGGTAACTTAACCTCTGAATGCTCTTGGAAAATctgtaagattataaattgtggGGAGAAAGGTTGCTTGTAATGGTGGAGGAATGAATTTATCTCTAAAAGATCatagtctcccactgcatcctgtgccaccaccagttgtcctgatctatagtTCTGCCTATGgatatatctggtcactggatccagattgCTCTGGAGGAAGAAGTGGGGCTGGTGAATTTGAACAGCCCTCCCTGCATTACATGCAACTTAATTGCAACTCATGACATCATctttctgatatcatggtcttctttgagaccaaaagagaaataatactgagaaaattcccTCAAGAAGTACtctaaaaattacattcaatttcCAATCCTCATTCTgatcacataaaattaaaatgtacatTGATGTAATGGGTTAAAATTAGCTCacacatattttcattttattttaataccaAAATAAAAGTCAGCCCAAtaaagatttttcaaaaaaaaagttaggaaatTTTCATACTTCTAATTGTAAATCATTCATACAATGCTGAGCTCTCAAtggaaataatttcctttttgcTCCAATATAGAAAGCTGTCAGGATTGATCCAATTTCCTAATAAAACTGAATGTCATCATAGTATGAATAAAGAATAAAAGTCTGTGTCCCCACTCTTTCTACAATAATATGAGGCTTATTCATGTCTAAAGTttccattgtttaaaaaaatatcagagtATATTCTGATCTATTCTGAGGCTCCAACCCCTGTGCAGATAgcgaaagagaagcagagaaggtGTTCTTTTGGAAGGACAAGGGTCCATTGTGATTTTACCAACTGAAGAAGATGTCTAAGCCATTATAGAAACATTGACCTCATGATAAAGTTTTTTCCAAGAATAATGTCACACATAAGGTTGAATATAACACTTGATTGATGAAAATCATCTTTCATGTTATTGAGAATACATACATTTtgtttgaggaaaatgagatttctGTTGTCTATTTAGGTCTTGCATCTAAACGATTGAATTTTAAAGCTGTATTTCACATATTAACATAGTTTCATAAGGGCACCAGATATTTACCTACAAATTAAATTGCTGAAACtctatcatctccatttcataaaaaacaaagagatgccatttccaattttttaattaaattatgtcttttcttttcagtgttctacgaatacatgtatcttagattttttccattcctccctctttcccccctccctctccacttcctccctgagatggcatgaaaTTTTGTATAGAttctacgcatacattcctattaaatacattttcatgttagtcatgttgcatagaataattaaaatgaatgggagaaatcataaaacaaaacaaaagggaataTATAAGAAATggtgtgcttcattctgcattcaaattccataattctttctctggatatggcaGGCATTTTGACTCcactccattgggattttttaaagtctttgcattgcaatgaagtactaagtctaccagaaaaatttctcaaatGCCggggttgttgctgtgtacaaagttctcctgcctctgctcctttctctcagcagcagatcatataagtctttccaggcctctctgaagtcttcttatcattttttatagcacaatagtatttcattacattcatattccacaatttattcagtcattcctcaattgggCATCCCCAAAATGGCATCCCATTGATTTctaggttttggccaccacaaagtgaGCTgtcataaaaatttttgtacatgtggaaccctttctcatatttatgatctcttagggatacaatcctagaagcggtattgctgggtcaaagggtatgcacattatttagccctttgagcataattccaaattgttctccagaatgattggatcagttcacagatccaccaaaaatgaattccaactctcccacatcttctccaacaattatcatcttcctgttttgtcatgatagtcaatctgataaatgtgatgtagtatctcagagttaaATGGCATTAAatataaattgtaaaaaaaatatagaaagatttacataaagGATCTGTAATATTTCAGGATTATTACATGACAGATGATGACAACACATATACTACTCTGTcgatgacctggagaaggaaatgtcaaaccacccTTGTATCTATAAAAAGATAAACTTAAACGGGACCGGAAAGAGTATGAATGACAcaactcaagaaaaacaaaaagataaatattaAAGTGTTGCTTTAGATTGATCAAGTGAATTTTGTAAAGAATATCAATCAATTTCCTGAAAAACGGTGGCTCTTTATcatcaaaacacaaaataaattcctttgtttggcatttaaagccctccaaaaTGGGacccttttctactttttaattctttttatatgTTGCTCTCCTCCACATACTTAAATTTTCTGATAGACCAGATTTACCTCTGATTTTTTCACTCTATTTTCTCCTTGTGTTTATGTGCTAATTTTCCCTTTTGCCTAGAatacttttcctcctcctcctcatttcctaGTTTCCCTGCTATCCTTCAAGATTTGGTTGAAATCTCAACATCTACAAAATGGCATTCCCCcaagctgctaatgccttccccacTAAGGTTGCTCTCCTTATACTATGTATATAAGTACTTATTGTATTACAcctattattacatattataccGCTTATTTTACATTATACCtattatcatatacatatatgttcaagGGTTTTCACTGCAAATAAAATGTGATCTCTTTTAGGACTGggtgtatttttatattttttcatatcatCAGCAAGAAGTACCTGAGGCACACTataaaacattaataaataaCCATTTGCTGAAGGAATGAATGACTGTTTGAAATACACGTAGCCTATTTTCACGCATTGCCTGAAATGGGATTTGAGCACAGATCTCCCTGATTATAAACATAGAACAAAAGTTATTATAACCAACAATTACCTGTACTAACAATTAATCATTCCAAAGCGCTTGAATGGACAATCACATTTTTCTTCAAACATGAATCCCAATTTATTGGCTAGACCAAGGACGGTTAGGATACGAATATTTAAGTCTATTTAAGGCTCATCTCTTATTGGACAATTTGCTGCATAAAAAAGAAGGCTATATAACTGTTAATAGCAAACATTTGACAGAACTGTGAATGTTAGATGGCAGTCACATCAAATATATGTTTGATTTTGGTGGAGCAAAAACAATGTTTTCTTCAAACTCAGGAAGTTATTTTGAAGAGTTTCTTCAGGGCTTCTTTCACATCCGTGTTCCTTAGGCTATAGATCATAGGGTTTAACATGGGGAAGAGCACAGTGTAAAATGTGGAGATAATTTTGTCCCTCTCCAGGGCATAGCTGGAACTTGGGCGAGAATAAATATAGAGGAAAGAGCCAAAGTATAAAGTAACAGAAATCAAGTGAGAAGAACAGGTAGAAAAGGCTTTGAGTCGACCTTGCACAGAGCGGATCCTCAAGATGGAAGCAATGATGAAAAGGTACGAGGCCAGAATTAATAGAGTAGGAGTGATGACATTGGCGGCCAAGAGGAAATAGAGCACCTCCTGGTAACTCTCCTTTACATTACATGCTAGCTTCACCAATGGTGGGACATCACAGAAGAAGTCATCAATGATATTATCCCCACAGAAATTCAGGGTGAATGTATTGCTAGTAAGTATGGTAGCATTAACAAAACCACCAATGTAGGAAATGCCAACCAGACATACACATAACCATCTGGACATGGCCTGAGCATAGAGCAATGGATTGGAGATGGCTATGTAACGGTCATATGCCATTGCAGCCAATAAATAACATTCACTATATGCTAGTCCAGctgagaagaaaaactgagacacGCATCCGGCAAAGGAGATGCTGTTGTCTGCAGAGACACAGGTCATCATAATTTTGGGTATATAAACAGAAGAATACCAGAGATCCAGAAAAGACAGATTCCCAACGAAGAAATACATAGGGGTGTGCAGCCGGGTGTGTGTAAAGATTAAGACTATCAAAGTGATATTCCCCACCAAAGTAAAAAAGTATACCATGAGGAAAAGGACAAAAAGGATCAGTTGCATCATAGGATCCTGGGTGAAACCTAGTAGGATGAACTGAGATACAGTATGGTTGTTTTTCTCCATACCTGCAGAGGGTTTCATCTAACATGGAGAAGTGGATCAGAAGCACCATTTTCTGTAGCTggataaaataaatgagaaaccAATATAGCATTATTGGTTAAACTCTACAATCAAGAGAAAGCAACATTTACCTATCACCTAATCTTGTTGATTTCTGTTTCTCATTTGGTTAAATCTCAATAACATCAACAATTCGGAATTTGGAATAGTTATTTCATTAGAGGTAGTCTTTGGTCCTCAAAGTGTGTAAAGAGAGATGAAGTTATGG
The DNA window shown above is from Notamacropus eugenii isolate mMacEug1 chromosome 2, mMacEug1.pri_v2, whole genome shotgun sequence and carries:
- the LOC140522038 gene encoding olfactory receptor 9G4-like — protein: MSVEVGNRTTLTEFILIGFSADPHMQLVYFGAFLVLYLVTLAGNMTLIILIRIDSRLHTPMYFFAGSLSLLDFWYVSVYTPKILATCISEDKRISLAGCGAQFFFSAAVAYIECYLLAAMAYDRYAAMCNPLLYSAAMSRSVCVGLVAGSYVGGFLNVIAHTANTFRLKFCGRNIIDHFFCDAPPLVKMSCTDTKVYEKVLLGMVGFTVFSSILVILIAYFNILLAILRIRSASGRQKAFSTCASHMISVMLFYGSILFMYSRPSSTYSLEKDKLAALFYTVVNPLLNPIIYSFRNKDVKEAFRKAIKSIKMLR
- the LOC140523266 gene encoding olfactory receptor 9G19-like codes for the protein MEKNNHTVSQFILLGFTQDPMMQLILFVLFLMVYFFTLVGNITLIVLIFTHTRLHTPMYFFVGNLSFLDLWYSSVYIPKIMMTCVSADNSISFAGCVSQFFFSAGLAYSECYLLAAMAYDRYIAISNPLLYAQAMSRWLCVCLVGISYIGGFVNATILTSNTFTLNFCGDNIIDDFFCDVPPLVKLACNVKESYQEVLYFLLAANVITPTLLILASYLFIIASILRIRSVQGRLKAFSTCSSHLISVTLYFGSFLYIYSRPSSSYALERDKIISTFYTVLFPMLNPMIYSLRNTDVKEALKKLFKITS